From the genome of Agromyces intestinalis:
CGTCTCGGTGTTCGACCAGGCCACCCGGCGATTCGAGTTCAAGCCCGGGCCCGTGTTCGCGAACCTCGTGATCGGTGACGAGATCAACCGTGCGAGCCCCAAGACCCAGTCGGCGCTGCTCGAGTGCATGGAGGAGCGGCAGGTCACGGCCGACGGCACCACGTACCGGCTCGCGAACCCGTTCACCGTGATGGCGACTCAGAACCCGGTCGAGATGGAGGGCACCTACCCGCTGCCCGAGGCGCAGCGCGACCGGTTCATGGCGCGCATCTCGATGGGCTACCCGTCGGCGGGCGACGAGCTGTCGATGCTCGCCACGCGCGAGACGTCGAGCCCGCTCGACCACATCGGCGCCGTGGTCGACCTCGAGGAGTTCGGCGACATGATCGTCGCCGTGCACCATGTGTACACCTCGCCCGCGGTGAAGGAGTACGCGGTCGGGCTGGCACGTGCCACGCGCGACGACCGCCAGCTGCGCCTCGGGGCGAGCCCGCGAGCCACGCTCCAGCTCATCCGCGCCGCGAAGGCGCACGCGGCGATGCACGGCCGCGATTTCGTGCTGCCCGACGACATCGACGCGCTCGCC
Proteins encoded in this window:
- a CDS encoding AAA family ATPase, producing the protein MPIDDVGARAARVVLNVEAVISGKREAITAALTVMLAEGHLLIEDVPGVGKTMLAKALARSVDCTVSRIQFTPDLLPSDVTGVSVFDQATRRFEFKPGPVFANLVIGDEINRASPKTQSALLECMEERQVTADGTTYRLANPFTVMATQNPVEMEGTYPLPEAQRDRFMARISMGYPSAGDELSMLATRETSSPLDHIGAVVDLEEFGDMIVAVHHVYTSPAVKEYAVGLARATRDDRQLRLGASPRATLQLIRAAKAHAAMHGRDFVLPDDIDALAVPVLGHRLIPTSRAVGGHDHDAGPLTDAIVRRIVADTPVPVGSTRKD